ACGGCTTCGGCGTCCATGGCCCACCTCCTTTGGCGAAGCAGATGGGTCGGTGCGCAGAGGGGTCAAGCGTCGGGGGCTGGGTGGCGGGCGGGATACCCCTCAAAGGTGATGTTGTGGGCAACGCTGCGGGCGATCGCCTCTTCCCGGGCGCTCCGAACCGTCCAGCAGAAGATGGCGAAACCGGCACTGCGCAACTCTGCCACGCGGGGCCGGGCAAGATCGGACCAGCGATGCGAGATGAAACTGGCGCCCAGCCGGTCGAAATCGGGAATTGCGCGAAGAACCTCGCGCACCGGGCCGTGCAGCGTCGGCCAATGCTCCGGCTCATAGGCGCAGGTGGTCAGCCCGCGCGGAATGTCGGGCGCGGCCTCGGCGATCTCCGCGATGGCATGCGGGTTGAAGGACATCACTGCAACCGGCCCGTCATAGCCCGACAGCACCGCGGCCACCGCCCGTTCCAGCGGGCCCACATCCATGCCCATCGCACCGTCCTGATCCTTGATTTCGATCAGCAGCGGCACGCGGCCCGAAACCTCCTCCAGCACCGCGTCGAGCGTCGGGATCGTCTCCTCCCCGCCCAGCAGGGTGATCTGCTGCAAGGCCCTGGCGCGCCGCCCCGACACCGGCCCGGCCTCTCCCGTCAGCCGGTCGAGGCCATAGTCGTGAAAGACCATCGGCACGCCGTCGGCAGAGGGCTGGATATCGATCTCGATCCCATAGCCCCCGTCGATGGCCGCGCGCACCGCAGCCATCGAATTCTCGGGCCGCCCGGCCCCATGATAGGCCCGGTGGGCAATCGGCGCTGTCAGGAACGCCTGCGGCAGCGGTGTCATGCGATTTCGAATATGCCCTCGATCTCCACCGCCACCCCAAAGGGCAGCGACGCAGCACTGACGGCAGAGCGGGAATGGCGCCCCGCGTCGCCCAGCGCCTCGACCAGGAAGTCCGAGGCGCCGTTGACCACCTTGGGCTGATCGCCGAAGTCCGCCGTGGAATTGACAAAGCCGGTCAGCTTGACCACCCGCTTCAACCGGTCAAGATCGCCGCCACAGGCCGCCTTGACCTGCGCAAGCAACCCGATGGCACAGGTTTTCGCCGCGGCGGCACCGGCGTCGACATCCATATCCGCCCCCAGCTTGCCGGTGATGAAGGCCCCATCGGCCATCGAGATCTGGCCCGACACGAAGACCAGATTGCCCGACACAACGTAAGGCACGTAATTCGCCGCCGGCGCGGGCGCATCAGGCAGGCTTACACCCATTTCGGCCAGTCGGGCCTCGTATCCACCGCTCATCGACTTCCTCCGGTTTGGCTGGACTCGGTTGCGACGCTACCTTTGCGCAAAACTTCGCGAAACCGAAAAATGCAGGCGTCTCTTCCCGGCTCTGCGCGGCCTTTGGTCTTGTTATCATGGGCGAGCCATGTTTCCGTATTCGCGCTTGGAATTTCTCATTGGATAATGGTCTTGCTTACACCACGACATGCGCGGAACGGACAGTCGGGCCGAGCGGCGGCGCTTTTCGCGCTTGTGCTGCTGTCGGCTTGCGCGCGCCCTGACGCTCCGGCGGGCATCAACGACCCGGACGAGGCGCGCAACCGGATCATCCACGAAGACAACGTGACACTCGACCGGGCGGTCATTCGCCCAGTGGCCAACGCCTATGGCACCGTCGTCCCGGGCCCCGTGCGGACGGGGATCGACAATTTCGCTTCGAACCTCGGCCTGCCGAGTGCGATCCTGAACAGCCTGCTGCAGTTCCGCCCCGGCGACGCG
The genomic region above belongs to Rhodovulum sp. P5 and contains:
- a CDS encoding glycerophosphodiester phosphodiesterase family protein, with product MTPLPQAFLTAPIAHRAYHGAGRPENSMAAVRAAIDGGYGIEIDIQPSADGVPMVFHDYGLDRLTGEAGPVSGRRARALQQITLLGGEETIPTLDAVLEEVSGRVPLLIEIKDQDGAMGMDVGPLERAVAAVLSGYDGPVAVMSFNPHAIAEIAEAAPDIPRGLTTCAYEPEHWPTLHGPVREVLRAIPDFDRLGASFISHRWSDLARPRVAELRSAGFAIFCWTVRSAREEAIARSVAHNITFEGYPARHPAPDA
- a CDS encoding RidA family protein — translated: MSGGYEARLAEMGVSLPDAPAPAANYVPYVVSGNLVFVSGQISMADGAFITGKLGADMDVDAGAAAAKTCAIGLLAQVKAACGGDLDRLKRVVKLTGFVNSTADFGDQPKVVNGASDFLVEALGDAGRHSRSAVSAASLPFGVAVEIEGIFEIA